The DNA region GTGTGGATTGGTATGAATAATGGTGATTTTTCAGTCAAGAGTGCATATCACTTGGCCAAAACTGTTTCTGAGGCAAAACAGGGAAGCTATTCGGATTATACACTCAGATCAAAACAATGGAATGCCATTTGGCAGATTAAAGGTCCCATGGTGGTGAAGATTTTTCTTTGGCAAGCTTGTAACGATATTTTGCCCACACGTCTTAATCTCCATAAAAAAGGCATTATTTCTAATCCCATGTGCCCGATTTGTGGATTAGTTGATGAAACTGTTGAACATATATTGTGGACGTTTGGGCTGAGCGCTCAAAATTGATCCACAAATGCACATCGAATGAAGTGTCCTTTGTACAGGTGCTGGAGATGCTAAGGGGGCGTTTGAGGGAAGATGGGCTCCAGCTAGTGGCAGTCATTGCATGACTTATATGGTTGCGAAGGAACAGGTTTGTTTTTCGTGGGGATTTTCAAGCTCCTTCAGCTTTGTTTAGGTTGGCTTAGGAGCAAGTGGAGCATTTTACACGAGCAAAAGAGGCTAGATGTATTCACTGTCCCCAGCAACCGAATCTAGTGGTGCAGAGGTGGAAAAAGCCTCCTTTTGGGGTTGTCAAGTTTAATTGGGATGCGGCCGTGGACAAAGAACGGGAAAGAATGGGGATTGGTATTATAGTTCGTGATCATAATGGATTAATTCTTGCTGCTTATGTGGCGTCGAGACAGTATATCACTGATCCTACAACTACTAAAGCTTTGGTTGCTTGGAAAATGGTTGAATTATGTGTGTGTATGGAGTTTCAAAATGTCATTTTAGAAGGGGATTCTTTGGAAGTTATTCAAGCTCTACGTAAGGAGGAGTGTTCGTGGGGCCGTTGTGGTACTCTGATTAATGATACAAAGCTGCTTTTACAAAATGTAGATCAATGGAGCTTTTGTCATGTGAAAAGCACAGGAAATGTGGCAGCCTATAGGCTTGCAAAGTTGGCTATATCTTTGAATGAGGAGAGATTATAGAGAGAGGACTACCCTTTGTGTGTCCGACAAACTGTTTCTGTGTAATGGAAACGgttacccttaaaaaaaaaaaaaaaaaaaaaactccaggCCCTTGGAAAATTTAAGCTTTA from Corylus avellana chromosome ca10, CavTom2PMs-1.0 includes:
- the LOC132162954 gene encoding uncharacterized protein LOC132162954, with amino-acid sequence MPSTYSTQSPVRLLDLDANVNQFIDEATRWWNIPLIQKVLTRDEAVMVCSIPICPGCQQDRRVWIGMNNGDFSVKSAYHLAKTVSEAKQGSYSDYTLRSKQWNAIWQIKGAGDAKGAFEGRWAPASGSHCMTYMVAKEQQPNLVVQRWKKPPFGVVKFNWDAAVDKERERMGIGIIVRDHNGLILAAYVASRQYITDPTTTKALVAWKMVELCVCMEFQNVILEGDSLEVIQALRKEECSWGRCGTLINDTKLLLQNVDQWSFCHVKSTGNVAAYRLAKLAISLNEERL